Within Oceanidesulfovibrio indonesiensis, the genomic segment CGGGTGCATCTGCGCATGCGCGAGGACGAGCCGCACAGGCCCTGCCCCTTCGTGACGAGTGAAGGCTGCCGCGTGTACCAGGACCGCCCGGCCGCGTGCCGGACCTATCCCGTGGGCCGCGCCACGCGCATCATCAGGGGTGGCATCGGCGAGCGGTTCTTCGTCATTCGGGAGGATCATTGCCAGGGCTTCGACGAACCCAACGAGTGGGTGCCGGAGACCTGGATGGCCGATCAGGGCCTGGAGCCGTATAACGTCATGAACGATCGCACCATGCAGCTCATGGCCAAGCAGAAGGCTCGCGGACCGGTGCACGCCAAGCAATCCACCATGCTGCTTCTGGCTCTGTACCAGCCGGACAAGTTCCAACAGTTCCTCAGGGACATGAACGTGTTCCAGCACGTGGAAGGGAACTACGTTCCCGAGACCGTCCTGGCCGACGAGGAAACAGCCCTCGCTTTCGGCCACGACTGGGCCGAGTTGATTCTGTACGGCGAGAACGACAGGTTGCGGCGCAAGGGGTGAGGCTTGCGGACGGCGCCCGCACCCGGAATTCCGCAAGGGGCCGATGGCCTTTGACCCGGCTATGGGACTCGCCTTCGGCCGACTCGCGATGCTGCGCCGGCCCGATTCAAGTTTTCTGGTAACGTGCGCCCCGGTCTGATTCTGCGGGGAGAAAGCGTTCCCCCGGCAGCCAGTGGCTCATTGAGAAGCCGTTTCCGCAGGGGGACTTTTCATCTGCCTGCGGATAGGGCATGAAGGGCCATGGCCGACCATCGCCCAGCCCATCAATCCGGCCAACAGAAGGTCCCCTATCATCCGGCGGTCCTGGACCGCGCGGCGCTGGTGGAGCGCATCGCTGCGCACAAGAAGACGGCGGCTCGCGTTGTCTTCACCAACGGCTGCTTCGATCTGCTGCACCCCGGACACGTGGATCTGCTTTCCCGCGCGCGCTTTCTGGGCGACGTGCTCGTGGTGGGGCTCAATACCGATGCATCCGTCCGGCGACTGACCAAGGGGCCGGGGCGCCCCGTGGTGCCCTATGCCGCGCGGGCGTATGTGCTCGCGCACCTCACCAGTGTGGATTACGTGACCGGCTTCGACGAAGACACGCCTTACGAGCTCATCAAGGCGGTGCGGCCGCAGGTGCTCGTCAAGGGCGGTGACTGGCCCATCGACAGGATCGTGGGCGCGGACATCGTGGAAGCGGACGGCGGCCTGGTGGTGAGCCTGCCGTTACTGGAGGGTTTCTCCACGTCGGGCATCGTGTCCAACATTCTGGACAGGTGCAAAGCGTGACACCCGGGTTGAGCCCTGAAGCACCAATAATTCCGACAGCAGCACGTGCGCATGCCAGGTGGGTTTACCAGGGATGACCGCCGCGCACGGATTGACTTTCAACCCAACACCTCGTCCACTTTCCGTATCAGCGAGAGCGGGCTGAACGGTTTGGTGATGTAGCCATCGGCGCCGGCATCGCGGCCCATCTCGAACTCGTTCTGCCGGCCGTGGGCCGTGAGCAGGAAAATGGTGGTGTCCGTGAGTACCGGGTCCTTCCGGAGCTGGCGCGTGGCTTCGAAGCCGTCGA encodes:
- the rfaE2 gene encoding D-glycero-beta-D-manno-heptose 1-phosphate adenylyltransferase — encoded protein: MADHRPAHQSGQQKVPYHPAVLDRAALVERIAAHKKTAARVVFTNGCFDLLHPGHVDLLSRARFLGDVLVVGLNTDASVRRLTKGPGRPVVPYAARAYVLAHLTSVDYVTGFDEDTPYELIKAVRPQVLVKGGDWPIDRIVGADIVEADGGLVVSLPLLEGFSTSGIVSNILDRCKA
- a CDS encoding response regulator transcription factor; the protein is MKRILIVEDQPDIRELVQVTLSLGGFEILVADNGCAGVELAQKAKPDLILMASMLPGEIDGFEATRQLRKDPVLTDTTIFLLTAHGRQNEFEMGRDAGADGYITKPFSPLSLIRKVDEVLG
- a CDS encoding YkgJ family cysteine cluster protein gives rise to the protein MAEHDETQEFLNSLPELKHGEKFCFACHPSIECFNACCADLNLSLTPYDALRLRRALGEDSETFLTTRTDITTYPDTGFPRVHLRMREDEPHRPCPFVTSEGCRVYQDRPAACRTYPVGRATRIIRGGIGERFFVIREDHCQGFDEPNEWVPETWMADQGLEPYNVMNDRTMQLMAKQKARGPVHAKQSTMLLLALYQPDKFQQFLRDMNVFQHVEGNYVPETVLADEETALAFGHDWAELILYGENDRLRRKG